Proteins from one Heptranchias perlo isolate sHepPer1 chromosome 42, sHepPer1.hap1, whole genome shotgun sequence genomic window:
- the LOC137306203 gene encoding C-X-C chemokine receptor type 3-like, with amino-acid sequence MADMVNSEDSFYMDFYNDNRSLFDLLNLNYSFDYFPNDSSDPCDTSVLCPVEPCDAMQSKSFNQIFFPVLYSAIFVVGLLGNGMVVLVLMRNMRMLAVTETYILHLAIADVLMVLSMPFWAVEEARGWIFGTVACKFIGAIFNINFYSSIYLLFCISIDRYVSIVHAVQMYKRQRSHTAYVVCLVVWCICLLFAIPDFIYLKPKYYNGSFQCVHNYRAESSKAWIMASRFFYHVTGFLIPLVVMSYCYLNIIRTLNRSQNLQRKKESKAIKVIVVVVAAFFICWTPYNIVMFLDTLNRLGALQRDCDMETQLDVTHSITGCLGYLHCCLNPFLYAFVGMKFRRHLLKMLRDGGCVSQEFARKCAGPSRRQSIMSVSESGDTSYSGF; translated from the exons ATGGCAGATATGGTTAATTCTGAAGACTCATTCTACATG GATTTCTATAATGACAATAGATCTCTGTTTGACCTTCTGAACTTGAACTATAGCTTTGATTATTTCCCAAATGACAGCTCCGATCCATGTGACACCAGTGTTCTCTGTCCCGTCGAGCCCTGCGATGCCATGCAGAGCAAATCGTTCAACCAAATCTTCTTCCCCGTCTTGTACTCTGCCATTTTCGTCGTGGGGCTGCTTGGGAATGGGATGGTGGTGCTGGTCCTCATGAGGAACATGCGAATGCTGGCTGTCACAGAGACCTATATCCTCCACTTGGCCATTGCTGATGTTCTCATGGTCCTCAGCATGCCCTTCTGGGCAGTCGAGGAAGCCAGAGGCTGGATCTTTGGGACGGTGGCCTGCAAGTTTATTGGCGCTATCTTCAACATCAACTTCTACAGCAGCATCTATCTTCTGTTCTGCATAAGCATTGACCGTTATGTGTCCATTGTGCATGCGGTTCAGATGTATAAAAGACAACGGTCTCACACAGCGTACGTCGTCTGCCTTGTCGTGTGGTGCATCTGCTTGCTTTTCGCCATTCCTGATTTCATATACCTGAAGCCGAAATATTATAATGGCTCTTTCCAGTGTGTACACAATTATAGGGCGGAAAGCTCCAAGGCTTGGATCATGGCCTCCCGATTCTTCTATCACGTCACTGGTTTCCTTATCCCCTTGGTGGTGATGTCGTACTGTTACCTCAACATCATCAGGACTCTCAATCGATCCCAAAACCTACAGCGGAAAAAGGAAAGCAAAGCCATTAAGGTCATTGTGGTGGTGGTTGCTGCCTTCTTCATCTGCTGGACGCCTTACAACATCGTCATGTTCCTGGACACTCTGAACAGGCTGGGTGCCTTGCAGAGGGACTGCGACATGGAGACTCAACTGGACGTCACTCACTCCATCACGGGATGCCTGGGCTACCTCCACTGCTGCCTCAACCCTTTCCTGTACGCCTTCGTCGGGATGAAGTTCAGGAGACACCTGCTGAAGATGCTGAGGGACGGGGGCTGCGTCAGCCAGGAGTTCGCCAGGAAGTGCGCTGGACCAAGCCGCAGGCAGTCCATCATGTCCGTGTCGGAGTCGGGAGACACGTCCTATTCTGGATTCTGA